In Brassica napus cultivar Da-Ae chromosome A3, Da-Ae, whole genome shotgun sequence, the sequence ttaatatttagaactatatatcatttatttagttatttttaaaatgacagcaatatattatcataaattattatatacaaaataatataaaattttatatttataaatgaaatccgtgcgggttaaaatctagttaatCTGTTTAATTTGGATATCGGTTTTGTtttaggttgtttttttttgtttttaatctcctaaaattaactatcattttaaatcaatatttattttgtctgttcggttaaaatgtttgatgtttttggttttttttcctctaataattaaaaattactattatttgtttgttttcatgttatgaatcttagataatggtgatgtcgaaccaatgatttcatattatagtttctaaatgaataatagttaaaaaaagaaaagaaaattattaagacaaatcattttactataatttggtcgatagtgaaagaatcattaagaaaaaaaatatttaacttccaaaaaaaatagatatttcacTTGTGGTAAATACTTACTTATAAGGTGTTCACGTCAATGTGcacatatatgtgtatgtaaaagtatataaagatggttaataaaaatataaagatactgttaattaacattaaatgacgtttttttcaaaataatacttgaaaaataaaattatttaaaaacaaaaatattgtaaaatttatataaactataatatataacttatatatgattctttatatatatatatatatatatatatatatatatatatatatatatttgttcctATAAATATTGAGAGTTTGAAGAGAGGAATATTATACTTGGAAGAGAAAGAATTTGCTTTGATTTTTATCCAATTTTGTATAGAAATCTTAGAGAAAAGACACTAGTTTGTAAACaggttttttcttttgaattcaatttaacattcaattcaaaaaaaaaaaaatatattgatatttgtaatttgcctttttttttacgaatattTCAggttagtatttgatttgtttcgtagagtaacagatatccggatttttcggttcgaaccaaaacggataacgaatcgaatcaaaatttatgaataatttgtccAGGTCTATTCGTAAACAGTAAAATAACGTAAAGAATAACCATGCATGTgaattttatattcaaaaaacgtaaagtacatagtgtgaacatatttatgtacAATTTAGTTGAAAATCTCTCTACATGTGGCATGTGTCCATTTTAGTGTGAAcgtatttattacaatgcttttACACGCGACATGTGTCTattttagtgtgaacgcatttattacaatgcttctcttttaatatataaggaatgCTACggggacattttcaaaaatatcgtattcattaagtggcaaaagatttTTATAtccttgttttatatatatatatatttaaatatttaaataaataaaaatataaaaaataatttttttagtttttttcgaattatactatttcgaaattcaaatcctaaaccctaaaactcaactctaaatcttaaaccatcaatcctaaaccctatattttttttgaaatacgaaacctaaaccctaaaccatcaatcttaaacctttttttttttgaaatacgaaccctaaaccctgaaacatcaactctaaaccctaaaccctgaaatatcaactctaaaccttaaatcccaaaacatcaactctaaacccctaaatcctaaaccttcgactctaaaccctaaactctacttcaactctaaaccataaaccattgATACTAAACCTTAAAGTATCaataataaaccctaaaccctaaaaagtaaactctaaaccctaaaccctaaaaaaataaccttaaaccctaaaacatccactctaaaccctaaaccttcaactctcaacccaaaactctaaatcctaaaccctaaaccctaagaccctagagttgatgttttagagttttgatttgaaggtttagggttttaaggtttagggtttagagttgatgttttagggtttagatttggaaatttagggttttagggtttagggttcaaatttcagaaaaatatagagtttagggcttaggatttagagttgatgttttagggtttagatttgaaggtttagggtttagagtttaaagttgatgtttcagggtttagggtttagagtttatgtctcacggtttagggtttagagttgatggtttagggtttagagttgatgttttaagtttagatgtacgttttagggtttatgatttatgtttagggtttaaagttgatgttttagggtttagatttgaaggtttagagtttagagttgatgttttggggtttagggtttaaggtttaggggttagagttgatgtttcatggtttagggtgtagagttgatgatttaagtTTAGATAagttaaccatatgtttttttgtcaaagttaatcaaatggttatttttttttttttttttttttttttttgacagcaagaaaatttacagactcatatagactctgtaaaccaatgtggtaactccgcatccatgtgtatttataatcaaatggttataaatgtcttttattcTTCATTAATGATGagagtaaaagtggttagtgtaaacatgaaaaattgtACTTTGAAAATGGTATCATTTGATTGGTTAAAGactatttaacttttaaatattttagttaaatctaaaataaaagataagttTACAACTAATTAATATCATTTACAAAATAGttgatattacaaataataatttatggtaactaattgtcaaaattataaaaagtgtaataatgtttgattttttttatatatttatatactacgTAAAATAATTAGTAGAACACAATTTAGAAAAATCGatataataatttcatattcttatataaaattatctatcaaggcttataaaattattttatcttagtttaaaattatttaaatgagtttataaaatatttatagaaaataaaaattctcatatatattaaacgagaagtcacttaagtgacttTTGATTACATATCGATCATTTGTGAAGTCTTAaataattgttataatttgcttggtctataattttaattttatttattttactttagatttaaaataaataaaaaatctatagccaattaatatcacttgccaaaaaatctaaattatatttaaaatattgatttatggtaactaattgttgaaattatataaataatattaatgtttaatcaattattttttatatttataaactatataatataatgaacgatactttttataatttttaattattttaattaaatctaaataaaaagtAAGTCTAAAACTAATTACTATCACTTGACAAGTATCCTAAATGATATTATAAATCATAATTAATCGTagctaatttttaaataatatagaaactgtaataatttttaatcaattatttttatatttatatactacttaaaataatgaatataaaacaatttataaaaatcaatataatgatttcatattcatataaaaatatagtagtgtctataataattattaatctcttataatatccatatatgttttataaataattaggcTTTGAGGATCGGAAGGATTATATTTAACGGAATATGTGAaagtttgatttaaaaatattttgcatttaattaaaacaatataatgaATAATGTAATGTTATGATTGAAAAGAGTTCTAAGAAGGATTTTTAATTCATTGATTGCATGTTTTTAATTACTATTTTGagagagaaataaatatttgacaaaaaagtaaaaaaattaggaaaataattttttttaataaaaacgaGAAAATAATAGAGGTCGAAGAATATACATAATATCTGTTACAGAAGTTGAtgtgataattacatatataattccaAAAGCattttttattactaataatcagttatttttacatcaaatttatagaaatttacgactgattttcaaattaattaaagctaaaattatatatttaatgtttctaataattattcaaaatttatgatattacataatatatttgtttacaaAACTTATATCCACAAATTGACGGGCAACCACCTAGTTTGTTTTTACTTATTGGGGAAATTATACATTTACACTTTGTTGAGTACCCCTTTTCAAATTTACACTCAGGAGGAGGACATTTTCACAAATACCTAATTGTTTAGTAGCCGAAAGACAATAATAACCCTCGCAATTTTAACCTTTTCTCTCGAATCTCTCTAGCTCGCCATCGAAGGCGACGAGATTACAGAGCTACGACGGCGATTCTAGCAACGGCGACGACAAAAGGTCTTCTCTCTCACTAGTCACGCCGTCTCTCTGGAAAGAGCATCCGGTGACGACGAATAACAATCAGACTATACGATTCAAAATTTCATCTCAAAAAATGTCGTCTACTCCTCACGATTCTCCTCTACACGATTCTCCTATACACGATTCTCCTCTTCACGATTCTCCTATTCATGATTCTTATCTTCACGATTCTCTACAAGTAAGTACCTAAATTATTGTTTGTTTCaagtcattttttgaatttgttatttctgttataagaaaatagaagaacATTGGTTGAGGATTGTCATGTTTCTAGTTAGATCTAAGAGAAATAGTATCGATAGTGAACATtgagtttttttgaaaaattataagcCTTTATAAATGTGGgtttcaagtaattataaaatgcGTGAACTCAAGAAGTGTTGTCTTGTATTGCAGTTGGATAGCAACGAGTTTTGCACAACCTTGAAATTGCCTGGGAGGGTTTATGAAGCTGTAGAAACACCAGATAATCCCAAAGCGATAATCCAtcactcaaagattgattaTATCGAGAAGGTGGAAGATATATTAGGAAAAGAAGAGTTTTCTTTCATAGAGAACTCTCACATTGGGAGCATTTTGAAGTTGGTTAAAAGGAATAGGGTTCAATTTTCAGAAGAGTTGTTCCATTTTCTAATGCAGCGAAGAGTATTGACGCAAGGAGAGGATCTCTGGTTTACTTTCTCGGACCAGCCTATGAGGTTTTCACTAAGGGAATTTCATCTGACAACAGGCTTACGTTGTGAGGAAGATCAGACAATAACAGAGCCGCTGTTCAAAATAATGAAGAAGCCATACATTTGGATGCTGGGCAAGATTGATAAGTTTACGGTGAGAACGTTATATGAAATGTTTAAAAAGAAAGCACGAAGCATGCCAACACTAGAAAGATTATCCCTTGGAACAGCAATACTCACAGAAGCGGTAATTATGGCAGAAAATCCGAGTTCTAAAATCCCGAGAGACAGGTTGCAGCGTTATATGAACTATCGCTCACACAAGATTGCTTGGGGTAAAACTGCTTATAGAATCTTGATGAGAAGTGTAAAAAGTTTGAGTGCAAGTTCCTGGACAGGAGATAGTTATGAAGTGAGTGGTTTTGCGCTAGCCATAAATCTGTGGGCAATGTCATCAGTGAATGTGCTTGGTAAATCTTTGGGAAAGCCATGCGAGACATCCTCTTCTTCTGATCCGTTGTGTCTACATTGGGACTCAACAAGAACTCCGACAATAGCTGAAGTGTTAGAGCTGGAGAAGATAAACAATGTGAGTTTTTATAAgcgtatataaatatattcgtATTGTATTGTTTGAAAAGTGGATTTCTAGGGACTCCTTGAAAAGGTCCACAAATCGGTGTCTTGTAGGATTGTAAATTTGACATGTGTTTATACAAGATTATAAATGTACTTTTATAAggactatataaattaatatataagaggtTTACAtagatatgttttatttattctacAGGTTGAGGTTAGCACAGTGATTGGATTGGCTGAGGAATACAAACATTTGGTGGGGGCAACACATAGTGACGATGCTGACTTTCACAGTGTTGTGAAACTAGTTCAACAAGGATACAAAATGAGGAGAAGCGATTGGGAGAAAGGTTTTGTGGATATGTTTGTTGCAACAGAAGATATAGGTCAACAACGCAAGACAAAAGACGAAGATGCAGAGCATGGTGAAGATCTGAACCAtaatgaagatgaagaggaaaagaaagatgaagaggaaAAGACAGATGAAGAGGAAAATAAAGATGAAGAGTATCAAAAGGATAAGGAgcaaagaaaagataaaaatcATTCCATGTCTAACAGCGAGAAACTTGATAAGCTAATCCAAATGGTTCGTGATTTGGATAAGCGAGTAGTAATGATCCAGAATGTTTTAGGAGTTAAGGTAACCAATTCAATTTTACCAATTACTTATCAAATTTCGCGTGTTATTCCTCTCTAATGATTTCACttgtttttttgaagtttaacgACAGTTCACCAAACAAAGAAGATTGTGAAAATGGAGCTAGTTCTGGTGATAGAAGAAGTGCAcaagattatgaaaatgaagaagatacaattaatgaagAAGCAAACtctgatgataaaaaaaatgcaccagatgatgaaaatgaagaagatacaATTGCTGAAGCAGCAAACTCTGAAGATACAATTGCTGAAGAAGCAAACTCTGGCGATGGAAGAAGTGCACTggatgatgaaaatgaaaaagagataTGTGATGAAGAAGCAAAATCTGGTACAGAGCATCAAAGGGAAGAAGAGAATATTCTTGGGGAAATTGAGACTACACAAAAAATCACTCAAGACGAAGACACAGaaaaacttgaatcagaaaGTTGCTTGAAACAAACGTCGCAGGTATGAATCTAAAACAGgatataaaggtttataaattttttaatttagtgatAGGCAaattgaatttcttatttcttttgtagGTTACGTCGCCTACTCCAACATTCAATACTCCAAACTTTGATACAAGGgtacaaaattaatatattttataaggcCTTGTAAAAGTTTAATGTATATAGCATAAACatctaattttcaaatattttgtctGAAGGTTTCATCGCCTAATCCAACATTTACGTCTCCTAAGTTTGATCTCCTTTCCCAAGAAAGTCATAGTGGAAAGGGTACAAATGAGGTattttataaagctttataaacTATTTCATGATCGTTAAGGTCTcttaaacaattatataaaaacgATTTGCATGAATCAGGTTCTTATGAGAGATGTTTATGAGATTCCTGTTTTCCAACctctaatgaaaataaaaaagagattgGTACAACAACACAGCCAGGTTTGTTTTCCAAACTTTATgagtattgatttattttatagactTAATAATCCTTTGTAAAAAGGggactattttttttgttctgtagGTAAACGAAGATGTTGAGCCTCCACTTCAAAAGAAGTTTAAAGCTGATACAGATAATGTTCCGCTAAGAAGAAGTGAAAGAGGTCAAATACCATCCATTCATACACAACCACCGTTTACAGGAGCAAGGAAGAAACATCCGATTCTTCATCCCTTTGAGCCAGTtgataaaacaagaaaagaaaaaatgagagAATGGAAAATGTCAAACAAAAGAaagtaagttttattttataagaagCTATATATTTCATGAAACTAGATATCTACATAAAAAAGTATGAGTGTCCAATGTAGGAAGCTGAGAATCAATCAAGAGATAGTAAACGCAAAGTGGTTTTCGGATATTGAAACTCCGggaaaaaaactttcaaaaacgGTTAGACTATATGTGAACAAAAATTCTTTATAATcccttataaatttatattaatcttCTTTATAAAACTATATGATCGCTATTCtgagtatttgttttttttttgtttcagcatATTGAAGCAGGTTTTGAGTTGCTGAAACTGAGACAGATAAACAATCCAGATTTGTTTCTGAACAAAACTGCCTTAGTTGTTGGAGTGAAGTTTCTTGAAGAAATAGATGAGTTTTATGATGAGTTTTTAGATGACAAGAAAGGTTTCCAATTTGGAGCAGGCTTTGACAAGTACAACATAGAGAAGAATATCAACTTCCTCTATTCGGCCATTGCAGTAGCAGAGAAGTATTGGCTTGGAGTTGTAATCAACTTGGAGAAGAGAAATATCACAGCATTCAATTGTGCAGCAATGAAGTTCACAGATGCGAGTTTGGTCCCTTACGTTAATGCATATGCGATGGCTCTCCCATTCATGATTCGCTACTTCTTCAAAGATGTCAGCATGGATACAAGCAAGTTCTCGATAAAAATTGTATCTGAAGGTTTCCCACAGGTAACATCTTTATAACCGCTTATAAATCTTTATGGTAGATTTGTATCCAGGTTCTTCAGATCaaataacttatattataatttatctgCTAATATATTACTAAAACATATTTGTTTAAGGTTCTTAAAATAGAAGACAGTGGAGTTTATGCATTGAAGCTGATAGAGTGCCATGCAATGCGTATAGTGGATTTGACAAAGCTGAGTGAAGAAAAAATTGCAATCATCCGAGAAAAGTTGGCGGTTGATATCTTCTCGGAATTACAATGAATACTAATGTGGGAATGAACAAAAACTTTATAGCTTGCTTATAGTTATGTGTGAACAACTATCTGTTTTATGCGTGTTTGGTAAACTTTGTTTGTAGAATTCTGAGTATTATGAGTTTATGACTTGGATTTATGGTTTTCCTTAAATTTAGAAAGTTCAATGGTAAATTTGTATTTCAGTAGCTTTATAACACATTATTACAAATAGTTTATAACctcttataaaatcaaaacaaaatggtTTATTACAAATGAATTTACGATATATAAAGGAGtatataaaagttataaagatttataaatcgtTTTTCAAGAGCTCATCagttcataaaacaaaaaagaattaaGGTTTATAAAGTTGtataaacaaccaaaatgatttataaatctgtataaaataatgtataagggcatataaatttatataagataaaaaacaaaacttgtttttttaCCTCTTGTAAAATCAATcgagtttaggatatataaagggaaatttaaaagttataaagacttataaatctataaaaaaagtaatttataaaggcttctaaatcagtttacaaatattatatacaaaaataatgatatgtaaACACCAATACGAGGATATATAAAGggaaatttaaaagttataaagacttataaatctataaaaaaagtaatttataaaggcttctaaatcagtttacaaatattatatacaaaaataatgatatgtaaACACCAATACGAGGATATATAAAGGagaatttaaaagttataatgacttataaatctataaaaaaagtaatttataaaggcttctaaatcagtttacaaatattatatacaaaaataatgatatgtaaACACCAATACGAGGATATATAAAGGggaatttaaaagttataaagacttataaatctataaaaaaagtaatttataaaggcttctaaatcagtttacaaatattatatacaaaaataatgatatgtaaACACCAATACGAGGATATATAAAGGggaatttaaaagttataaagacttataaatctataaaaaaagtaatttataaaggcttctaaatcagtttacaaatattatatacaaaaataatgatatgtaaACACCAATACGAGGATATATAAAGGagaatttaaaagttataatgacttataaatctataaaaaaagtaatttataaaggcttctaaatcagtttacaaatattatatacaaaaataatgatatgtaaACACCAATACGAGGATATATAAAGGggaatttaaaagttataaagacttataaatctataaaaaaagtaatttataaaggcttctaaatcagtttacaaatattatatacaaaaataatgatatgtaaACACCAATACGAGGATATATAAAGGggaatttaaaagttataaagacttataaatctataaaaaaaagtaatttataaaggcttctaaatcagtttatatacaaaaatgatGATATGTAAGCAACATTATGAGTATACGTGCTAATCATAACGAGTAAGTAATATGGTCTAGTGGTAAGTTGAGGTTGCTTAAAATTTCAATTTAGACAGAAACCCGTGTTCGACCCATGACCTCAACGATTTAtctgtttttttatcatttaccaAAAGGGATGGCAAAACAGTAAATTTAACTCTTCTCACGCGACacgtcttcatcttcttcactatgacacgtttttttttttgctttcttgttttctatcaTTTCTTCATCGTTTCTCTATGTCCGTAAAtttcaagaagaagaatcaacaCAACAATCTTCCCCATTTTGAATCATTATCGTGGCAAAAGGTAATTGAGTTTCATCTTCATTTTTGAATCAACAATCTAAATTGAAttgaatttttgtttgaaacCTAATTGATTGACTTAAAATCTCAATCTGTTTCAGTTTCAGTTCCAATTCAACTTGAATCGAATTTAGCAAAAGTTAATTCAAGAACATTCACTGTattctcttttgattttttatattcaatttagaTCAAATTGAAATTCCTATCTGCTTTTGTATATACACTCCAAAATCGAATTGAATTTTTGTATGGAACCtaattgatttatctaaaatCTCAATTTGTTTCAGTTTCTTGGATGCATGTCGTTCATTTGATCTTAATTCACctagtttctttcttttcttgatttttttttttgtgatctgCATTTCCGATTCCTCCTCAGGaagatgaaaaataatttgaagaaaaaaggaaaactttTGTCTATTGCCAAAGATTGTGAAGTAGAAGTATCTATTCAAGAAGATGGGTTCAGAGGTTCTTGGTATAGAGCTATCCTCGAGCAAAATCCGACGAGAGTAACAGGAAAAAAGCTTCGGGTTAGTTACAAAACTATGTTCAACGAAGATGGTGTAAGTCCTTTGAAGGAAACTATTGAAAGAAGTTTTATTCGGCCAGTCCCGCCAGAGTGTCTGAATGAGGGTGTCGTATTCAAGGAAGGGTCGGTGGTGGATGCTTATTTTAATAATGGTTGGTGGACTGGTGTTATCGTAGTTGAAAGGCCAGATGGTAGTTTTttggtttactttgatgatcCACCAGACATAATGAGATTCATCAGAAGCCAACTGAGACCTCATGCTGATTGGATCGGCTCCAAATGGGTCAAAAGCAAAAACaaggtattgtttttttttgtatgttttaagttataaaattttgaatgtttGAGGGCTTTAGCTTATATATGATTGTTTTGGAATTGAAGGTATTGAGTCAACACATGTTTACGAGAGGGAAGTTGGTGGAAATGACCCGTGAAATTAGTGAAagtgaaaaggaaaaaatttGGGTCCGAGCATTGGTAATTACAGAAGTTCGGAAACAAGGAGATGATAGAAGAAAATTTCTGATCAAAAGATGTACAATCTCACAAAATTCGAGTGATGAAGCGGAAGGAAAACATTTAATAGTTGATATTTGCAAAATAAGGCCATCTCCTCCTCGAGATCTTTGTGCAGAGTACAGTCTGAACGACTATGTTGAAGTGGTTGTTACCCATGGGTGGCGCAAAGGTCGAGTGACGGAAATTCTCCTTGAAAACAAATACAAAGTGTATTTCGCTGCCACAAAAGAGGATGCGGTTTTTAATTATACTGAGATTAGGCTGTCAATGGAGTGGCTAGGTGGTGGTAGTTGGATTCGCGCACATGAGGTATTTTCTCACACAtaatttgtattcatttttgGTGCAATTTAAAATCTTCCTACACCATTTTTGCAGAGAGAATTTGAAAATAATGCTGGCACACCAATCAGACCCGGTCAAGATAGTCCTAGTAACACACTTGCCACCGATGAAGATGATACGTTGAATGATGATGCCACCAAAATCAGATCCGATCAAGAGAGCCCTAGTATCACACTTGTTTTAGAATCCAATGAAGAGGATAAGGTGAATGATGATGCCACAGAAATCACATCCTCTCTCGAGAGACACAGAAACACTTCTGTTTTAGAAGCCACTGAGGCTGAAACACAAAACCATGAAACCATATATGTAAGTTTTAGACTATCACCTATATATGTGTTCTCATAGgcttctttttcttatctttaaactatatatttttactaatgATGTGTAGGGAAAGGAGTTACCATTACCTCATGAATCAGAAGATATGATGGATGATGTAGCCACTCCAATCATAGACCCTCAAGAGATTCCACGAGGTAAAATGTAGATTATGATTTATAAAagcctataaataatttataaagactTACAAATATGTGTAGTTTATAAGAGCAATAAATAGTTTACAAGGGCTTCTaaatctatataaaattttgacaattaTTTTGAAGGGCTTATAAGGTTTTAtgaagatttataaaataaggTAATATATAAAGAcctataaacaattttaaaagatttataaatctgtataaaatgatttacaaattttgacaataattaataaagacTTATGAATctctatataataatttataagggttaataaaattttttaaaaagcatataaatattttgcagAAGCTTGTTAatctataatagtttataaaaccGTTTTCTAAGCATTAAACCATAAATAAACTTGGGCCTTAAACATTGATAATCGAAATTGGGCCTtagtgtaaaaaaaataaaaccgtCACGAATTAGGGTAAAAAGTCGGGACTTTTCATCGCCTTCCTCCGTTCGCGTCTCTTCTGATACAGAGCTGAAGCGCATCTTTTGATCTCTATTTATACTCCGCCGTTCTACATTTCTTTGGTTACAAAAACTTACTTTTCACCATCGATTTCTCTTAACTCCGGTAATGTTATTGGTTCTTCTTAGCGATTCTTCTTCTCACTCTGTCATTTGCGATATATTTCATTGCTAGTTCTTTCGTTTTTGATGTGGTTAATCGATTTTAGAATGATCTATTATGATTTACAAGTGTTGATAAACAAAACCTTTATAAGTCATTATAAAACATATCTTTGACATTGCCATTTTGAATTGTTTCAGGTGAAACGATGAGTGAGTCTAATGACAAGATTGCTTTGCCAAAAAGAATCTCCGAAACTGGTACAAAAGGAGTCGTATTGCAAAGAATTAACAAGCGCTCCAATCTGAAGTTGGTTGGTAAAGTTGAAACCCTTTTGGGCAAAGAATTCAAGAAGCTTGAAGATTCATTCTTGGCTCCGGTAATTAAGATGGGAAGGAAGCAGAAGCTTATGGTGTTTTCAAGGCATTTGATTCATCACTTACTCTTAAGGAGAATTGATATAGGCGAGAAGGGTTTGTGGTTTACTTTTGGAGAACAACTAATGAGGTTTTCTCTAAGAGAATTCCACTTGACAACGGGTCTGCCTTGTGttgttgataaagatgaagatgaagccgAGACTTCagcaacaaaaaagaagaagaaagatccATGGATGAACAAGAATCAAACTCTAAACACCTTGCTTAAGCTTCTTGTCGAAAAGAGTAAAGAGCTTACTGCTGATCAGAGATTAAGATTGGGAGCTACAATCCTTGTGGAAGGGATATTGATGGCAAGC encodes:
- the LOC106403865 gene encoding uncharacterized protein LOC106403865 isoform X11, yielding MKNNLKKKGKLLSIAKDCEVEVSIQEDGFRGSWYRAILEQNPTRVTGKKLRVSYKTMFNEDGVSPLKETIERSFIRPVPPECLNEGVVFKEGSVVDAYFNNGWWTGVIVVERPDGSFLVYFDDPPDIMRFIRSQLRPHADWIGSKWVKSKNKVLSQHMFTRGKLVEMTREISESEKEKIWVRALVITEVRKQGDDRRKFLIKRCTISQNSSDEAEGKHLIVDICKIRPSPPRDLCAEYSLNDYVEVVVTHGWRKGRVTEILLENKYKVYFAATKEDAVFNYTEIRLSMEWLGGGSWIRAHEREFENNAGTPIRPGQDSPSNTLATDEDDTLNDDATKIRSDQESPSITLVLESNEEDKVNDDATEITSSLERHRNTSVLEATEAETQNHETIYGKELPLPHESEDMMDDVATPIIDPQEIPRGETMSESNDKIALPKRISETGTKGVVLQRINKRSNLKLVGKVETLLGKEFKKLEDSFLAPVIKMGRKQKLMVFSRHLIHHLLLRRIDIGEKGLWFTFGEQLMRFSLREFHLTTGLPCVVDKDEDEAETSATKKKKKDPWMNKNQTLNTLLKLLVEKSKELTADQRLRLGATILVEGILMASNPVTSIPEERLLRARNFKEFCKYPWGNLAFDYLLKEVKSFTYAKLTENNQYAICGFIYALQLWALSSVNQLGTFFGISDDGIQFPLCLHWKETKALTIEEVNRFDQMEKVDVKCILGDPGLHSDLVEDVDCEFGRVVDLVKRGYRLKRQDWLNRSVDIAVAEAEVDENNSVPGIDATDQEKIEFLNNKVVSLEERVKYLEGLLNIRGETVKETEKSKETEAATKTKVNGQNADYELDENEVLGVYIDAKRKEIAKRKKNGVRPPREVGHQDEDDVEVEVNEEQPQEEEEQQQEDDTEDDVDDGDKESENPETNEEQKQEEEEQQQEDDTEVNTDVDVGAKENGSENPVKGSKKRGRKDGEENEDAYEKPVKVTRKSERVTKGGEVNEDASEKPMKGTRKSKRGTKVNISQCIRVYKMLFSIINVTFFIVSSKLKGGEVNEDASEKPMKGTRKSKRGTKVNISLCIMLYKMLFSILYVTFFIVSSKLKDGEENEYAYEKPVKVTRKSERVTKGKKKGVTPPREVQQQVEDHAETNEDGEGNEDASKKHVKFTKKNGRGNKEHNVGTPKSKKQKKQFEKDSADDVIGSVLEDLKNAD
- the LOC106403865 gene encoding uncharacterized protein LOC106403865 isoform X14 encodes the protein MKNNLKKKGKLLSIAKDCEVEVSIQEDGFRGSWYRAILEQNPTRVTGKKLRVSYKTMFNEDGVSPLKETIERSFIRPVPPECLNEGVVFKEGSVVDAYFNNGWWTGVIVVERPDGSFLVYFDDPPDIMRFIRSQLRPHADWIGSKWVKSKNKVLSQHMFTRGKLVEMTREISESEKEKIWVRALVITEVRKQGDDRRKFLIKRCTISQNSSDEAEGKHLIVDICKIRPSPPRDLCAEYSLNDYVEVVVTHGWRKGRVTEILLENKYKVYFAATKEDAVFNYTEIRLSMEWLGGGSWIRAHEREFENNAGTPIRPGQDSPSNTLATDEDDTLNDDATKIRSDQESPSITLVLESNEEDKVNDDATEITSSLERHRNTSVLEATEAETQNHETIYGKELPLPHESEDMMDDVATPIIDPQEIPRGETMSESNDKIALPKRISETGTKGVVLQRINKRSNLKLVGKVETLLGKEFKKLEDSFLAPVIKMGRKQKLMVFSRHLIHHLLLRRIDIGEKGLWFTFGEQLMRFSLREFHLTTGLPCVVDKDEDEAETSATKKKKKDPWMNKNQTLNTLLKLLVEKSKELTADQRLRLGATILVEGILMASNPVTSIPEERLLRARNFKEFCKYPWGNLAFDYLLKEVKSFTYAKLTENNQYAICGFIYALQLWALSSVNQLGTFFGISDDGIQFPLCLHWKETKALTIEEVNRFDQMEKVDVKCILGDPGLHSDLVEDVDCEFGRVVDLVKRGYRLKRQDWLNRSVDIAVAEAEVDENNSVPGIDATDQEKIEFLNNKVVSLEERVKYLEGLLNIRGETVKETEKSKETEAATKTKVNGQNADYELDENEVLGVYIDAKRKEIAKRKKNGVRPPREVGHQDEDDVEVEVNEEQPQEEEEQQQEDDTEDDVDDGDKESENPETNEGQTQEEEEQHQEDDAEVNEEQPQEEEEQQEEEDTEDDVDDGDKESENPETNEEQKQEEEEQQQEDDTEVNTDVDVGAKENGSENPVKGSKKRGRKVNISQCIRVYKMLFSIIYVTFFIVSSKLKDGEENEDAYEKPVKVTRKSERVTKGKKKGVTPPREVQQQVEDHAETNEDGEGNEDASKKHVKFTKKNGRGNKEHNVGTPKSKKQKKQFEKDSADDVIGSVLEDLKNAD